The following coding sequences are from one Lemur catta isolate mLemCat1 chromosome 16, mLemCat1.pri, whole genome shotgun sequence window:
- the C16H18orf21 gene encoding UPF0711 protein C18orf21 homolog — MRRKHYVEAAARGLQDSCPGQARYLLWAYGSSHDDNSTFEETCPYCFQLLVLDNSRVRLKPKAKLTPKIQKLLNREARNYTLSFKEAKIVKKYKDSKSVLLVTCKTCNRTVKHHGKSRSFLSALKSNPTTPTSKRSMKTPEGKTLNSANLSHDMSGSKGKSPALIFRTPTSEQSASTGSSNNMSKTKKHFSRLKMLLSQNESQKNPKVDFRNFLSSLKGGL; from the exons ATGAGGCGGAAGCACTACGTTGAGGCTGCTGCTCGAGGACTACAAGATAGCTGCCCGGGTCAGGCCCGATATCTCCT CTGGGCCTACGGTTCGTCACACG ATGATAATAGCACTTTTGAAGAAACATGTCCATACTGTTTCCAGTTGTTGGTTCTGGACAACTCTAGAGTTCGCCTCAAACCCAAGGCCAAATTGACACCCAAAATACAGAAACTTCTTAATCGAGAAGCAAGAAATTATACACTCagttttaaagaagcaaaaattGTGAAGAAGTACAAAGACTCCAAAAGTGTATTG TTGGTTACTTGTAAAACATGCAACAGAACAGTTAAACATCATGGTAAAAGTAGAAGCTTTCTGTCAGCATTGAAGAGCAATCCTACCACTCCTACAAGTAAACGCAGTATGAAGACACCAGAGGGAAAGACTCTGAATTCTGCAAACCTAAGTCATGATATGTCTGGTTCTAAAGGCAAGAGCCCAGCATTGATTTTCAG aaCACCTACATCTGAACAGTCAGCATCTACTGGCTCCTCAAATAATAtgagcaaaacaaagaaacacttctcTCGACTAAAAATGTTGCTGAGTCAAAATGAATCCCAAAAGAATCCAAAGGTGGACTTCAGAAATTTCTTATCTTCTCTGAAGGGTGGactttga